The DNA region GGATGCTGACGGTTTGCCAGATGATAATATTCTTCTTATTTGCTGCTGCCATCGTACATATTAGTGCGCCTATATGGTTAGCTCCAATGATGGGCCCTGCAAGGGATAGTCCGGGCACACCAAATCGATTGAAATACAACCTGCCTTTTTGAAAGCGACGGTGAACAAAGCTATCGCCATTAGGATCGGTAAATTTGGATTTAATCCACGAAGAGAAAAGGATTACGAACATGACCGATAACCAGTTTCCTGCAACGGCCAGAAGTGCAATTGGCACGAATGGAAGCTTTAGCAGCACTCCAACCGGTACCGCCACATGAGCCTCAAGAAAAGGAATAAGCGAAATGATGAAAATCGATATAAATTGATAAAGAATCGGGATATGCTCAACTTTTTGCAAA from Paenibacillus ihbetae includes:
- a CDS encoding small multi-drug export protein — protein: MIQDILQKVEHIPILYQFISIFIISLIPFLEAHVAVPVGVLLKLPFVPIALLAVAGNWLSVMFVILFSSWIKSKFTDPNGDSFVHRRFQKGRLYFNRFGVPGLSLAGPIIGANHIGALICTMAAANKKNIIIWQTVSILLWAVGSGLLIYYGRGYFV